AAAATTGATGGGGAGaattataaaagaatttttttttaagtattatatatttttcttttctttttactcctTTCTTACCCAATCATCGACCACGACAATGCCCACAAGTGAGATCGAGGATCCCCGCTAGAGGCCATGAGCTTGTTTGATCTAGCAAGGCTAAGTTTGAGGGTTTTCGACTAGCTCGTCCAAtctagtgaggcttgagctcatcACCAGCAGGCCATGAGCTCACACAACCTCATCGTGAGCTCGCACAATCTGGCGAGGCTCTAGCCTCATAGCAAGAGACAATGAACTCACCAACTATCACTATAGGCGACAACCAGCAAGGaggaagaaattagaaaaaggaagaaaataaattaaattaaaaaataattacaaacttgattttttaaaatattttcataataacAAATGTTTCATTTATAAGGACTCAAGCTTAATGCTCGGGACCAAAGCTCGAGCATCAAGGACCCAAGTACAATCTTTATAGTCTTTGACTTCCGATGCCGGAGCATTGAGTATGGGCACTAGTGGTTTGAACCTAATCTCGATGGACTTGGGCACGGGCATTGGGGCCTTGGTTTGAGCATCGGAGACCCAAGCCTGGTCTCAATGGACCCGTGTCTAGTTGATGGAGACTTGATCTTGATTGTCGGGACTTGGGAACCAATATCGAGGTTTCCTGTGCCCAATTATGGAGTTTCTAGTTTAAGTATCAATATattgtcatattttgaaaaacgttttctttttttttttttaaaaagaaaactattttttcgaatttaagTTTTggtaagaaaacatttttcacaaaataaacagACCCTCGGGGAAAATAGTAGTGAATGAGGGGGAAAATCATTGTTAATAATTAGAAGCGGCATACACCAATTTATTATTCATTAAGCTACCTACGCGTTCCATCCGAAACCATTTCTCTAGGAAATCTTACAATATAGAAAAGCCCGACAATTCTACTGGGTCGGTAGGGattattcctcttctttttttttttttttttttggggggggggttgTGGTTTAAGGATTCCGTGCTGTGACCGGAAGCCCATAGTAGTGCGCACGTCGGACGCCGTCCCGGAAATCGCGCACTGATTACTCCGCCGTCGCAATCAAACGGACGATTTCTTCTTTGTCCATTCACAATAATGTAATCACGACCATTTTACTATAATCTTCttgtctctcttctctctctctctctctcactcactcaaCTCAATGCCGTATCTCTGTCGCTGTCGGAGAGCGCGGGTGTTCTTACTCCACCCCCATTTTCTAATCAAAGAAGCAAAAATCAAGAACGCACGGGCGAGGAACGAGTCATTGGATTCTGCAAGTCGTGGTCGTCGCGGTGTGGCGCTATCGAGCAGGCCTGCACGCATTACGAGACCCACGTCGGCCCCGAGCAACACGACGTCCACTAATAAAATCCTGCTCTTGAATTTTGCCTAGACCCAGTCTAACGTTATGGTCggaaaaagtatttttttttatttttttaaatttttggggGTTTGGGTTTTGGTCGATGAATTTCTGTCCTTTTTTCTAGTCCGTGAATATTCGCTTCGAATCCCCACTGCAagattttgaatgaattttgGGCTGGTGGGTTCttgcattttctctctttctgccGCCAGATTTGGAATTTGGtttcgttttctttcttgttcttcccAAATTTTCCTAGAGgacaaattctctctctctctctctctgactcaCTCACAGAAGGAGTAAAGAATCGGCAAGAAAGGAAGGTTAAATGCCGGAATCAGACAAGCAAATAATTCCCATAATTTTACTCAGCATCTCTAATTAATGCTCTTACTGGTCGCAGTTGTTTGTGAGACCCACCACTCgcggagaagaaggaagaagaagaagaagaagaagaagcagcaagCACGTTCACACGCACAGCCACCTccctgtctctgtctctctctctgtctcactATCCATCTGAACCCACTTTTTAGGCCTGTCTTGGCACCTTGTCTTTTCACAGCTCCCATGAACCTTCATCTCTCTCCCCCGAAATGTCCAAGAACAAACCATCAGGGTGCTCAGAAATGGTGACCCACTTGAGCGTACTGAACAAATTTAAGCGCCTGAAGAGCCCTCTTGAGCCTTCTTTCGGAATAGTTGGGTTCCTCTTTGTCGCCGCCCTCTTCATCGGCTCTTGCTTTTACTTGGACTACAGCACAGTGACTCAGAGGCTACGGAACACAGGGCAGTCCTGGCTCCGTAGCGGCCGGGTGCCGCTGGATGAGGCGGCCGCTGGGCGGCCCAGGTTTCTTGACGAGAGCGGTGGCGGTTGTGACGTGTTTGATGGGAATTGGGTGTGGGACGAGAGGTATCCTCTGTATGAGAGCAGAGATTGTGCCTTGTTAGATGATGGTTTCAGATGTTCTGAGAATGGTAGGCCTGATAGTTTCTACACCAAGTGGAGATGGCAACCCAAGATGTGTGACTTGCCCAGGTTTCTTCACTCGCACCTTTTgatattgttgttgttgtgtcaatttttgaataattttataatatttgctTTGCCAATTTCCCATTTTATTGCTATTAATTTTTCGCGTTAATTGTTGGAGGAGTTTGTATTATGACTAGCTGTTTCTGAGACATATCTGTCACGCTGTGTGTTGCTTGTTGAAGGATGATTGCATTTATTGTTCATGTGTTGGTTTTCTTGATTGGTGCTTTTCTCTCCATTTGGGGTTGTTCGGAATTTAATGCGGTAAGGCAGGTTTGGATGCTCACCGTCCAGTCATTTGATAGGTTGTGAACTTGTGAGTGTGGATGTTCTTGTGAAGGaccaatttgatgaaatttctgTTCATGCTTTGTTTTTTCAAGCTTCATAAGAACTCTAGCGATGGTTACAAGGAAAAACTATTAGCAAAATTTAATTGAGGagcaaataaaggaaaaaaagataaacttTCTTCCAAATAACTTACATGGTGTCGGAAAGGGAGGGCTTCATGCTAGAGCTTGAGGAAATGAAGATCGATGTTCAACTTGTCTGGTGATTAGGGGGGACCTTCTAGGTGACAACATGGGTTCAATATAGAATGCTAGCACTCATTCCATGTGCGGTTGAAGGGTTTGTCCtaagacttttcttttctttttgggtctgtTGTCTGTTTGTCCTAAGATTGAAACGTGAAAGTGATCATACTGAGGGGTCTGGGGAGGTTTGAGCATAAGACTTATGTTTTGATACTATGCAGAGTTATAGAAGACCATCAGACATAAGTGTAGTTTACAAGTAAATACTGTGCTTAACTTCTGTAGTATGTAAAGAATAAAGATTTTAAGTTGAATTGCTGCTGTGCAGGTTCAGTGCATATATAGTCTTGCTAGTAATCAAATTTACTGTTATTGGACAAATTACACATAATCCAGTTTAGATGTTGAAACTTGATGAAGGTGTCTCCAGCATGTGGTTAGGTATGTCATTGTCGTGCtctgtttgttctttttccacTATCTTTTGGATGACCTAGTGGATGTATATATGGATGATATCCAATAGCCAAATTTATCTTCATGCCTTAGCAAGGCCTTAACAAGCATCTGATAGGAGATTCTCTTTTGCCCTTGAATTTCCTTGATCTGTCTGTCAACTGCAGAGCCTGTAACGGATCTACTTTACTCATGCTGCATAATTCCAATTCAACAGATGTTATAGATAAGTGCTCGATTAATTGTTCCAATAGGAAAATTGAGACTGACAGAAGGCCTTCAAATTAGCTTTAGGCAGTAGGGGGTCAATCTAAGTCTTATGATGATTGAACCTGTAATTCATTTGGTGATATGATATCATCTTTTATTAAATTCTGTACGTTCAGAAGCaccttggattaatttttttcctcattctAATTAGATGGCGATGGATCAAATATTTAATTGGTATTTTGTTTGGCAGTATCCTGAGGATAATTTTACATGATCAGAGCCATCTTCGAttaattctttttccttgttttaaTTAGGTGGTGATGAACCAAACATCCAATGTCAGAGCATTTCTTACATGAATCCTGTCCTCAATTTCCcacaagaaaacaaatataCTGACATTTCTCTTTCTGTCTAATCGAGTACAGATTTGATGCAAAGATGATGCTGGAAAGGTTGCGCAACCAAAGGGTCGTGTTTGTTGGTGACTCAATTGGTCGGAACCAATGGGAATCCCTACTCTGCATGCTCTCGTCTGCTCTTTCGGATAAGGCTGCAGTCTACGAAGTGAATGGTAGACCAATCACTAAGCACACTGGATTCTTGGTATACAAGTTCAGAGACTTCAACTGCACAGTTGAATATTACAGATCCCCATTTCTAGTGGCGCAAGGCCGAGCTCCGGCTGGATCTCCAGAAGACGTGAAGATTACCCTGAAGTTGGATCAGATTGACTGGACTTCTAAACAGTGGGCAGATGCTGATGTGCTGGTTCTCAATACTGGGCATTGGTGGAATTATGAGAAGACTGTACGCGTGTAAGTATGTTATATCATCCCGTTGTCATATTTTGTCCCGTTAAGTGGTTGACCCCTAAAAAATACAGGGACTTTGTTCCAAGCGCTACTCCTGGATTGCAAATTGCAAAATGACACTTTACTTGCTACTTTAAGCAGTTTGATCATATGGCTTAATGATACATTGGTCTAGATTGCACAATGGCAAGTTTCCCTTTGATGTCCCCCTCTGCACCACCTTTACAAGTGTGGCCTCTGATTCAGATGGGAAGTCATTGCTTTGGCTCATAATATATTAGGTCGTTTGGCCATGTTTTTGTTAAGGAGATGGTGTGTGAATTTACTAATTCCCTCCAGATCTGGAATGTCGGTTATGAGTGCAATATAGGAAGTTAAAGGGCTTTTCATAGTTAATGTTGCTATGCTTGCTGGACGTTTCTCTTGTATCCTCGGCAGACCATGTTTTCTTAGTTCTTTTACAATCAGTCATAAGACTCATTATCCAGCCATTGACTAAGGAAGCCCCTCTCTCCCTGAAATACAAAATTCCGTTTGCTTTGGTCACCTTTCTTGGATGCAACCTCGGGCCTTTAGCCTTACTCTTGCCCTATGTTTCTTTGAGAAATGGTTCCATTTTCCACAATGAATGTTAAGAACTTAGATCTGATTCCTCTGAATGTCTATGGCAGGGGCTCTTACTTCCAGGTTGGAAATGAGGTTAAGATGAATATGACTGTTGAAGATGCATATCGGAGATCGCTAGAGACAGTACTTGACTGGATCAGTGCTCATGTGAATATGAGCAAAAGTCAGGTCTACTTTCGATCCTATGCACCTGTACATTTTAGGTAAGCTGATTTCTATTGACCTCAGTGAATTCACTCATCTTCTTTGCATCAGAAGAGCGCGATTTTCTTTCATGTTGACATTGGATATTCATTTCCCTCTTTTCTGTTGCTTGGAAGCAGCATTTAAGCTGATGACCACTAAACCACTGATACCAGATTCTTTGACTAAAATTTCAACTGTATATAGTtctatgatatttttttcttgaaagatgAAGCAACCTGTTTTTGTCTCGTGAGATTTTTCTCTTGTTgactatttttattctttcaaatTTAGTATGAGCAATATGATCCTGACCCATGGCATTTAATCCCATTAGGCTAGATGAAAATGAGGTCGTGTGGATCCATGCAAGTACTCTGACATTGTCTTTTCTCTCGGATTTGACATGTCTATTTTGGATCATGGCTTATCAGTGGCTTTCCTCCTTACGTTTGACATAGCGCTGCAGATTCTCTATAATTAgcagcattttcttttcttaaaactTTAACAAATAATCGAGGACTTGTTTTAAGCCTCAGAAAGAAGTGGTGATTGGGtttaaaatctttttgtaaTTGTGATATCATGCCCCTTGAACACTGCATCACTGTAGAGAGTGGTTGAGATGCAAGTCACTTGGTTTGGAAGACGAGGGAGATAATTTTGACACTCTTGAGCATATTGAGCTTCATTTTATAGTCAGTTATACATTATTGCTCATCTGTTGTTACtgcttttttattattcaaagTAACCATGGCATGTATGTTCTTAACAGAGGTGGAGACTGGAAGTCTGGAGGAACATGTCACTTGGAGACTCTACCCGATTTGGGCTCCTCCCCAGTTTCGTTGGTCCATCTGAAAATTCTTACTGATTTGTTAACTGATCGGTCCAACCAAACGGTAAAGAATAACCTTCACGTGCTGAATATCACAGCTATGACAGCGCGCAGAAAAGATGGCCATTCCTCTTTGTATTACCTGGGGCCTAAGTTGGGTCCTGCTCCGCTCCATAGGCAGGATTGTAGCCATTGGTGCTTGCCTGGTGTTCCGGACGTGTGGAATGAGCTTCTTTATGCTTTTTTCCTCAAGGGTGACTCTGTGCGGTCACGAAATTTGACCAATGCCTCATGATTTTCATGCTGAACAAGTATAATGCGGTGGTGTTTATACCTACATGAAGAGCTTTACATTGTAGGAGTTGCAACAGCAAATTGATCACATAGCCTTTGGTTCACTCTTTGTTCTCAATTACCCGTGCCCATCAGAATTTTGGGAAGTCGTTGAGAAGCCCGCGATTGGACAGGATTCAGCCACAGgtggaaagttcttcctcttcttcctcttcttcctcttcttcttctctttttttttttttttttttggtgtatgATATGACCCCATGGATGTCAAAGAGCACGACAGGGGCTACAAAGAAAGTAGATACACACATTTTCATTGTACATGCCATAGTTATACacaattgaaaggaaaatgtcTAAAGGAGTGCTTCTGTTAGAGATTTTGGGATATCAACTGTGCTCTAATCTTTTCTGTACTATGCTGGTTGTAAAATACCCACACACGTTTCACATGTATAAGAGTATGTATCGAGCAGAGGGGCGATGGCGTAAAATATGGATCGTGGAAGAACGGCCTAAGATATTCTTGTTTTGTCTCCCTCTTAATTTTCTATCGAATTTGATGCACTCGGAATCCCAATTTCTAACGGCTATAAGTAGGTAGTTTCCTCCTTTGGATTCTCCTGTCTTCAAATAGACAGTTTTCATGttatgttctcaatttttgtttgcTTGAAGCCACCATACTCTGTCATTTGCTCGTTTCTTCCTTTTCCACTTGTATTCTGAGGTTCACTCCAtagagaaaaatgttttgctCTGCTGATCACGACATATCATGACACTGCGTGTAGAATGGCACTTGAGCTTTTCTTCTTAACTCACTTGGTTTTGGGTCATTTGACTGTTGGCCTAGCTTTGCAGGCCTCAAGGGAAGAGACTGGTCAATCGGtcataaattggcaaaagtataagtgtcaaaatttggcacaaaaggatatttaaatgtcaaaagttaggaaagctatatttaaatatcatttaaaaaaaaaaataggacacTTGAGTGTCACCTCGCCAGAAATTTAATgtagcaattttttattaattctgcTTGCCTGTGGCTTGCCAAAGAgctaacttaaaaaaaaaaatgtaaaacgatgttgttttggtagatttgaattttaatattaaaaattaattaaattgattttatttttttaaaaaaggaagaaagaagatgaatagttgcAAGTGCGATTGAAGGCTTTGCCCTCACCATCGCCACCTTCCTACCGGCCCCTAGCCACTATCACCGGCCCTTTCCAACGACGGTGGGAAGGTTGCGGTGGCGAGAGCTAAGCCCTCAGCTGTTCATCATCTTCGCTTGTAATTGTTCATcttaatttaattctttttttcaaatggtattaaatttaatttagttaatttttttattaattatttatcaatgTTAGCAAAAAAATAACGCcgtttttgcacttgtctagtcacgccaatttataaaacaacatcgttttgcacttgtctcGCCAAAAATCGTCACATCgtattttgattgaattttcttgttgttggcacttaactgatttattttgctctaattttgacatttaattgtcactttcctaacttttggcacttaaatgtctcaTCGTACTAAATTTTGGCACTTTAGATGTCTAGCACTCGTCATAAAATCTATTGCACATATGtgaatttattcctaaactttctaattttatcaatttagtcacaaatatttatataaaatttcaatatagtcattttagtTGATTTTCAAAGGGACTCATAGACGTGATAGCATGCTGCATAGGATAGCTAGTAATGACAAAATTCTAAACTAGtgattttttacaaaaattgataagaaagttacattgaaatttcaaacAGGGGTTTAAAATTATATGGACAAAATCGAAagaattatgattaaattagcatttgcacaataaatttatgattgattgagtaattttttgatcatataGGTCTCTTGTAGGTTCCGAATTCAATATGGTATATTTATTAGTTCATTGAATAATTTGCTCGTGGTTCATTTGTTTTAGGTGTCACCTAGTTccatgtcaaaaaaatttagattattttttttcgtGCTACTTAATTTCAATAAGCATTGATAAGTGTAAAAAAACCATTATAAAAGTAATatgagcaattttttttttcatgtaattaGTTGGCAACTTACCAACACTCTTTCAAAATTATTGACTTTTATTATAGTTCGCAAATTTTTACCGATTTTTATACTAATTaatcaacttttatttgcataatttaCCAATGTTTGAACCTACTAACTCAGACATGAAACTATCGACTTAAGTTAGATTGATTTATCAAACTTTGCCTCATGAATTTTCCAGTTTCAAGTTCGAATCCTGCTTTATCTTTCTGTTGCTTAGAAGCAGCATTCAAGCTGATTCCACTTGACCACT
This region of Eucalyptus grandis isolate ANBG69807.140 chromosome 8, ASM1654582v1, whole genome shotgun sequence genomic DNA includes:
- the LOC104457016 gene encoding protein trichome birefringence-like 11; the protein is MSKNKPSGCSEMVTHLSVLNKFKRLKSPLEPSFGIVGFLFVAALFIGSCFYLDYSTVTQRLRNTGQSWLRSGRVPLDEAAAGRPRFLDESGGGCDVFDGNWVWDERYPLYESRDCALLDDGFRCSENGRPDSFYTKWRWQPKMCDLPRFDAKMMLERLRNQRVVFVGDSIGRNQWESLLCMLSSALSDKAAVYEVNGRPITKHTGFLVYKFRDFNCTVEYYRSPFLVAQGRAPAGSPEDVKITLKLDQIDWTSKQWADADVLVLNTGHWWNYEKTVRVGSYFQVGNEVKMNMTVEDAYRRSLETVLDWISAHVNMSKSQVYFRSYAPVHFRGGDWKSGGTCHLETLPDLGSSPVSLVHLKILTDLLTDRSNQTVKNNLHVLNITAMTARRKDGHSSLYYLGPKLGPAPLHRQDCSHWCLPGVPDVWNELLYAFFLKGDSVRSRNLTNAS